The Piliocolobus tephrosceles isolate RC106 chromosome 16, ASM277652v3, whole genome shotgun sequence DNA window acggtgaaaccccgtctctactaaaaatacaaaaaaaaaaaaaaaattagctgggcgtggtggcgggcgcctgtagtcccagctactcaggaggctgaggcaggagaatggcatgaacccgggaggtggagcttgcagtgagccgaggtcaagatcgtgccactgtaccccagcctgggctacagagcaagactctgtctcaaaaaaaaaaagaaaaagaaactccatctctactgaaaatacaaaattagccgggcatggtggtgcatgcctgtaatcccagctacttgggaggctgaggcaggagaattgcttgaacccaggaggcggaggttatggtgagccgagatcacatcattgcactccagcctgggtgacaagagtgaaactccgtctcaaaaaaaaaaagaaaaacttgttgGGTCAGCCTGTTTCTTTagcctctcagcttccttggaCTTTAGGGTAGATCTGCATAGACCTGCCCACACAAAACACTTGCTCATGgtcccttcctccaccttcaaatCCCTCTGCCACACTTCTCcaactctctccctctctccttccatccTCACGTCTCTTCTCTATtgctgatcctcctgcctcccccttttttatttttcactatctAAGGACATAACTTTATTGGAAACAAGGAGTGGGGCGCAGAAGATGGCTAGGAGTCGTCTGCCTCCCTTTGGTAGAGATCACTGTGATTACACCttgcccacctggataatctaaAATAATCCCCCCATCCCAAGGTTCTTCACATCCACAAAAATCTCTTTCGTCACGTAAAgtgacatattcacaggttccgtGGATTGgggtgtggacatctttggggtgAGGGTCATTATTCGGCCAATCTCAGTAACCATCCTTTCTTTCCCAGACCTGTTATACCACTGTCCCTTTTGGCCTTGCCAAGCACAGTAACTAAAGGAGACTTTGGTCTTGGAGCTCCCCCAGAGAAGAACAAGCAACAGACTCTATCTCCAAGTTTGGTCACCTTCAGGAGTCATGAGCCAAGTCTCTCCCAAGAACTCAAGAACTCTCTCactacattttctctctctctttttttttttttttttttctgagatagagtctcactctgcggccctggctggagtgcagtggtgtgatctcggctcactgcaacctctgcctcccaggttcaagtgattctcctgcctcagcctccccagtagctgggactacaggcatgtgctaccatgcttggccaatttttgtatttttagtagagacgaggtttcaccatgttcgccaggctggtcttgaactcctgacctcaggtgatctgcctccctcagcctcccaaagtgctgagattataggcataagccatcatgcctggcctctctgGCAGCAGTGCCAGGACCTACTGGCAGAGTCTGTGGTGTAGCAAGTGTCTGGCCAGGAAGGAGATGTATATCTCTGCTTCCTGCAGCCCTCCCAGCTCTGGGGGATTCTTCTGGGGTAATATCTCCTCTCTTCTGGGGAGGTGGGGGCAAAGGCTCCTGCTGCAGACCTCATCTTCCCGATAAGGCTGAGGATGCCGACAATACCCTGCCTTTAGAGAGAGCAGCCTCACTCAACAGAGACCAGATGTGTTCATCAAAGGATGTGTAACAAATAGCTCAGGGGACACAGGATATGTCAAAGAATTGGCACCAGAGAGCATCTGAGAAGAAACTGTCACCTGAGAGCAGAGCTGGCTTCAAAGGGCAGGTGTGCTCGCCTGAAGTGCAGATGCGTGGAGTGTCTGGGAGCTGAGCTGGGCAGAGTGGCCAGAGCAGGGGTCTGTGTGGGGATCGTGGTGATGCAACAGGAGGTCAGATCAACAGGGCCAGGACGGCTAAGGGTGACTCgttgagttttgtttttccctaatgaagcagaaatggaaaaaaagggggaaagcAATCGTGTGGACTTTATTCTGCAGGACAGACAGGTAGCCCGGGAGAAGACCTGCCAGTTGCACAGCTGGCTTGTTTCTGACATCACCTGTGGTCAGCAGCGCCACCAAGAGCCACCACCAGGGGGCAGAGGTAGGGTCATGGAGTAGACGCCTCTAGTTTTCGCCTGCCCAGGATGCCTTCACCCCTGCTTCCTTTGAGAAAAGTCCCTCTCCCACTCCAAGTGGTACTGACGGggatcacacacatacacacacaaaacctggaGGCTCCTCTCCAGGGGCACCTGGCTTCTGCTCCAACCAGGTGAGCCCAATGCCTGCCCGAAGCCGCTTGAGTTGTTTACAAACCTGTTTAGTCCAGTTAAGCTAATTATACAATTATATCATTTCATTCTTATGTAAACTCATGAAATAgggtaaaacaaaacagaattgtgGCTCCTgcatcaaaacaaaaatttaacttGAATATTTCCGAGTTACTAAAGCTAACGGTATGTATTGTTGAATGTTAGACAACTCAAAGAGATTGTGAAGAAGGTGAGGTCATAAAAATCCAGACAAATTTGCTCTTGCGTTATTTTACAGGTGTCTTTAAGACCTCCCGACAAAGAGAGATTCATGCTGAAAATAAAAGACTTTCACTTCATATCAAAAAGTTGGTGAATGTAGGCCATGagcagtgacttacacctgtaatcccagcactttgggaggctgaggtggcggaaTTCACAtgaagctaggagttcgagaccagcctgggcaacagagtgagaccccatatttacaaaaaatgataattataaaaactagttgggtgtggcggtgcacacctgtagtcccagctactcaggaggctgaggagacaggatcccttgagcccaggaggtcaaggctgcagcaagctatgatcctaccaccgcactccagcctgggtgacagagtgagacccctgtcccaaaacaaaacaaaacaaaacaaaaaaacaggaaaaaaaatttattgtgataaaatatacataatataaaacttACTATTCTAACTATTTTTAAAGGTATAGTCTGTGGCATTAATTATATTCAcaatgtgcaaccatcaccactatttctAAAacttcatcatcccaaacagaaactctgtaatCATTAAGCAATAATTCCTCATTCTCCACTTCCACTCTTCCCAGGCTCGgtaacttcttcttcttctttctttctttctttttttttttttttttttttgagacagactgtatctctgtcgcccaagccagagtgcagtggcacgatgaaggggtggcctgcccctccacacctgtgggtgtttctcattaggtggaacaagagacttgagaaaagaaatgagatatagagacaaagtaaagagaaagaaaaagtgggcccaggggaccggcgctcagcacaCAGAGGCctgcaccagtctctgagttcccttagtatttattgacaattatctttaccatcttagaaaaagggaagtagcaggataataggatcattgtagggaggtcagcagtaagacatatgaataaagatctctgtgacataagtttaaggaaaagtgttatgccttgatatgcatatgcaaacatctccataaacctttttagtgcataaagagcagcattgtgctagcaagtcccacctttcgccctaaggcggttttcttctttctcagtaaacagaacatacaattgggttttacactgagatgttccattgcccagggacgggcaggagacagatgcttttctctatctcaaccgCCAAGACGCTTCTTTCCTCTTACACTAGTCCTCCTCGGCACAAGACCCTTCACGGGTATCAGGCtaggggacgatcaggtctttctcttcccacgaggccatatttcagactatcacatggagagaaaccttggacaatacctagctttcctaggcagaggtccctgcaacCTTTGGCAGTGTGTGtatccctgggtacttgagattaagagaatggtgatgacttttcacaagcacactgccttcaggcacttgtttaacaaagcacaccctgcacagcccaaactcctttaaaccttaagtcaccacagcacacagctcttgcaaggacaaggttgggggtagggtcacagactaacagcatctcaaatacagaacaaaatggagtctcttatgtctacttctttctatatagacacagtaacagtctgatctttcttttccccacagcacgatccttattttattttatttttttcagacggaatttccctcttgttgcccaggctggagtgcaatggtgcgatctcagctcaccacaacctccacctccctggttcaagcaattctcctgcctcagcctctggagtagctggaattacaggcatgcaccaccatgcccacctaactttttgtatttttagtagagatggggtttctccatgttggtcaggctggtcttgaactccctacctcaggtgatccgcccactttgacctcccaaagtgctgggattacaggcgtgagccactgtgcccggccacagtgacgcgatcttggctcactgtaacctccccctcccgggttcaagcaattctcctgcctcagcctcccaagtagctgggattacaggtgcacaccaccatgcctggctaattttgtatttttagtacagatggggtttcaccaggttggtcaggttAGTTTCTAACTCCTGTTGGtcatgctggttttgaactccccgacctcaagtgattcatctgcctcggcctcccaaagtgtacccggctgttttttttttttaatggttattgtcttgtttttctaagaccaccagagcgagcacaaaagaaccagcaagtaggcaaaggtcaggcgcaaaactgctagtttattttagcaacctaaggtgtggagaagaagtctgtaggcctccggcaaagaaggacggcagagttcccctcccccaagctctcggacggagttccgacatcccgacaggactgggaagctggggagTCCGcagtggctcaatggcggagagcggcttttctaggagtgggagggcaataggtggggcatgggcgtgtcaggggcgttccacaggtgcgaccagttaaatcttggtctcttcagattgacgtcacctggcgcatgcccagttgatctgcaccttcccgggtggccggctgcattttcgcgtgcgcgcgggaagagttggggggggatgaagaaccccgaagggcaccatcttgcctccgttcgtccaaacagttatTTCTTGGTGATATGTTAAACAAGGcatggattattcatgcctcccctttttagaccatgtaGGGTAGCTtactgacgttgccatggcatttgtaaactgttatGGCGCTGGTGTGcatgtagcagtgaggacaaccagaggtcactctcatagccatcttggttttggtgggttttggccgtcttctttactgcagcctgttggatcagcaaggtctttatgacctgtatgacctaggaatgcagcccagtaggtctcagccttagtttacccagcccctattcaagatggagttgctctggttcaaacacctgaCACAGGGTTCAGCAATTCTTCCTTGGTTGTGGGATTAGACTCAGAGCAAGATTCCTGTTCCTTGCCTCCTCTGCCCACAGACACTGAACTGTCGGGAATCGACCAGGTCTTTTGGAGCAGTAGGCTTTCCAGGAGTTGTCCCAATAGGCCAGGACAGCCTGCATCTTCACGTAGCCCCTCTGCTCTTAAgctctctccttcctgccacctgggGTGGTGGAAAGGGCATTGAGTATGGAGCAGAAATGACTTAGGTGTgaacccagctctgccacttcctgacCGGCTGTGCTTGGGAAAGTAACCAAGCAACTGCGGAGCGCCCGTTTTCTCATCCGCAAGACAAGAGTGGTCTTTCCACTTAATTCAGAGGGCTGCATGAGGAGTAGACAGATAATGCTTTCACGGCTCCAGACACCCAGCGGGCTTTCAAGAAATGGGATGTTCCTTCTGATTCCCTCCCTCCAGGACCCTCTCCTTTGGCCCAGTCTCTAGTCCCCATTAATTACATCCCGTGGGTTGCGACCCCTTTAAGTCCGCCTTGGAGGACCCAGATCCAAAGTTCGGGCGACCCTCTAGCTGCTGTCTCTATGGTAAATACTCACTTCCGGCCGGAAGTTGCTGGCGGAGCTACTTCCGCCCAGAGGAGTAGGAAGCAACTGGAGACGTGTGCTTTGTCCTGTTGGAGTGGAAACCCGCTCTCGCCTCCTGGTGGTCGCCTACTCGCGGCCCGCAGGATGACTCAGGGCAGCCCTGGCCACAGTTCCGCCGCCACCGGCCCTAGCCTGCGGAGTTGGGCCCGCCCCGGGACGCTAACGGAGCTCTGCCGGTGAGCTGGAGGCACTGACCGGGTGACCAGAGACCCAGAGACCAGAGCCCCTCCACGGCGCCCGGGACTTCAGGGACGGCTCCTCCCATCGCAGCTAGGGCTTGGACGGGAGGCGACAAAAGAGAACTTAGTCGGCACACAGCCGCCGAAATTGGAATGAGGAGCTGTAGGGAGGCCCCGTAGCTAGCAGAAAAGCATTGGAGTCCCTGGCTGGGTTAGCCCAGGTTTCTAGGAGTGTGGTAAGCATCGAATGACTTTTGTCCTTTTAAGGCACATTATGTTACGTTTTCCCCAAGGTTTCAACAGAAGATGAGAAATATCCCCCGACGATTGGCTGAAAACATGCAGCAACCACTATTTTCCTGCTCCTCGTTGATGAGAGCATTGGAAGTGACGTCAGCGGGGGATCCAGGTATGTCAAGCATGGAGACAAAGTGTTCAGGGCAGATGGTCTCGGGAAAGGCTCCTGTGTTGTTGAACCCGCCAAGTTGTGGGTGCAGCATTGTACCAGGCAGCCCAACCCTGACCTAAAGTAAATTCCCGGGAGAAGTCTTTCCTGGGTTTTGAATTTGCAGTAACAGGTGTGAGCATTCTAGCAGCAGTTTGATGATCATGTATGATACTGCAAACAGGACNNNNNNNNNNNNNNNNNNNNNNNNNNNNNNNNNNNNNNNNNNNNNNNNNNNNNNNNNNNNNNNNNNNNNNNNNNNNNNNNNNNNNNNNNNNNNNNNNNNNNNNNNNNNNNNNNNNNNNNNNNNNNNNNNNNNNNNNNNNNNNNNNNNNNNNNNNNNNNNNNNNNNNNNNNNNNNNNNNNNNNNNNNNNNNNNNNNNNNNNNNNNNNNNNNNNNNNNNNNNNNNNNNNNNNNNNNNNNNNNNNNNNNNNNNNNNNNNNNNNNNNNNNNNNNNNNNNNNNNNNNNNNNNNNNNNNNNNNNNNNNNNNNNNNNNNNNNNNNNNNNNNNNNNNNNNNNNNNNNNNNNNNNNNNNNNNNNNNNNNNNNNNNNNNNNNNNNNNNNNNNNNNNNNNNNNNNNNNNNNNNNNNNNNNNNNNNNNNNNNNNNNNNNNNNNNNNNNNNNNNNNNNNNNNNNNNNNNNNNNNNNNNNNNNNNNNNNNNNNNNNNNNNNNNNNNNNNNNNNNNNNNNNNNNNNNNNNNNNNNNNNNNNNNNNNNNNNNNNNNNNNNNNNNNNNNNNNNNNNNNNNNNNNNNNNNNNNNNNNNNNNNNNNNNNNNNNNNNNNNNNNNNNNNNNNNNNNNNNNNNNNNNNNNNNNNNNNNNNNNNNNNNNNNNNNNNNNNNNNNNNNNNNNNNNNNNNNNNNNNNNNNNNNNNNNNNNNNNNNNNNNNNNNNNNNNNNNNNNNNNNNNNNNNNNNNNNNNNNNNNNNNNNNNNNNNNNNNNNNNNNNNNNNNNNNNNNNNNNNNNNNNNNNNNNNNNNNNNNNNNNNNNNNNNNNNNNNNNNNNNNNNNNNNNNNNNNNNNNNNNNNNNNNNNNNNNNNNNNNNNNNNNNNNNNNNNNNNNNNNNNNNNNNNNNNNNNNNNNNNNNNNNNNNNNNNNNNNNNNNNNNNNNNNNNNNNNNNNNNNNNNNNNNNNNNNNNNNNNNNNNNNNNNNNNNNNNNNNNNNNNNNNNNNNNNNNNNNNNNNNNNNNNNNNNNNNNNNNNNNNNNNNNNNNNNNNNNNNNNNNNNNNNNNNNNNNNNNNNNNNNNNNNNNNNNNNNNNNNNNNNNNNNNNNNNNNNNNNNNNNNNNNNNNNNNNNNNNNNNNNNNNNNNNNNNNNNNNNNNNNNNNNNNNNNNNNNNNNNNNNNNNNNNNNNNNNNNNNNNNNNNNNNNNNNNNNNNNNNNNNNNNNNNNNNNNNNNNNNNNNNNNNNNNNNNNNNNNNNNNNNNNNNNNNNNNNNNNNNNNNNNNNNNNNNNNNNNNNNNNNNNNNNNNNNNNNNNNNNNNNNNNNNNNNNNNNNNNNNNNNNNNNNNNNNNNNNNNNNNNNNNNNNNNNNNNNNNNNNNNNNNNNNNNNNNNNNNNNNNNNNNNNNNNNNNNNNNNNNNNNNNNNNNNNNNNNNNNNNNNNNNNNNNNNNNNNNNNNNNNNNNNNNNNNNNNNNNNNNNNNNNNNNNNNNNNNNNNNNNNNNNNNNNNNNNNNNNNNNNNNNNNNNNNNNNNNNNNNNNNNNNNNNNNNNNNNNNNNNNNNNNNNNNNNNNNNNNNNNNNNNNNNNNNNNNNNNNNNNNNNNNNNNNNNNNNNNNNNNNNNNNNNNNNNNNNNNNNNNNNNNNNNNNNNNNNNNNNNNNNNNNNNNNNNNNNNNNNNNNNNNNNNNNNNNNNNNNNNNNNNNNNNNNNNNNNNNNNNNNNNNNNNNNNNNNNNNNNNNNNNNNNNNNNNNNNNNNNNNNNNNNNNNNNNNNNNNNNNNNNNNNNNNNNNNNNNNNNNNNNNNNNNNNNNNNNNNNNNNNNNNNNNNNNNNNNNNNNNNNNNNNNNNNNNNNNNNNNNNNNNNNNNNNNNNNNNNNNNNNNNNNNNNNNNNNNNNNNNNNNNNNNNNNNNNNNNNNNNNNNNNNNNNNNNNNNNNNNNNNNNNNNNNNNNNNNNNNNNNNNNNNNNNNNNNNNNNNNNNNNNNNNNNNNNNNNNNNNNNNNNNNNNNNNNNNNNNNNNNNNNNNNNNNNNNNNNNNNNNNNNNNNNNNNNNNNNNNNNNNNNNNNNNNNNNNNNNNNNNNNNNNNNNNNNNNNNNNNNNNNNNNNNNNNNNNNNNNNNNNNNNNNNNNNNNNNNNNNNNNNNNNNNNNNNNNNNNNNNNNNNNNNNNNNNNNNNNNNNNNNNNNNNNNNNNNNNNNNNNNNNNNNNNNNNNNNNNNNNNNNNNNNNNNNNNNNNNNNNNNNNNNNNNNNNNNNNNNNNNNNNNNNNNNNNNNNNNNNNNNNNNNNNNNNNNNNNNNNNNNNNNNNNNNNNNNNNNNNNNNNNNNNNNNNNNNNNNNNNNNNNNNNNNNNNNNNNNNNNNNNNNNNNNNNNNNNNNNNNNNNNNNNNNNNNNNNNNNNNNNNNNNNNNNNNNNNNNNNNNNNNNNNNNNNNNNNNNNNNNNNNNNNNNNNNNNNNNNNNNNNNNNNNNNNNNNNNNNNNNNNNNNNNNNNNNNNNNNNNNNNNNNNNNNNNNNNNNNNNNNNNNNNNNNNNNNNNNNNNNNNNNNNNNNNNNNNNNNNNNNNNNNNNNNNNNNNNNNNNNNNNNNNNNNNNNNNNNNNNNNNNNNNNNNNNNNNNNNNNNNNNNNNNNNNNNNNNNNNNNNNNNNNNNNNNNNNNNNNNNNNNNNNNNNNNNNNNNNNNNNNNNNNNNNNNNNNNNNNNNNNNNNNNNNNNNNNNNNNNNNNNNNNNNNNNNNNNNNNNNNNNNNNNNNNNNNNNNNNNNNNNNNNNNNNNNNNNNNNNNNNNNNNNNNNNNNNNNNNNNNNNNNNNNNNNNNNNNNNNNNNNNNNNNNNNNNNNNNNNNNNNNNNNNNNNNNNNNNNNNNNNNNNNNNNNNNNNNNNNNNNNNNNNNNNNNNNNNNNNNNNNNNNNNNNNNNNNNNNNNNNNNNNNNNNNNNNNNNNNNNNNNNNNNNNNNNNNNNNNNNNNNNNNNNNNNNNNNNNNNNNNNNNNNNNNNNNNNNNNNNNNNNNNNNNNNNNNNNNNNNNNNNNNNNNNNNNNNNNNNNNNNNNNNNNNNNNNNNNNNNNNNNNNNNNNNNNNNNNNNNNNNNNNNNNNNNNNNNNNNNNNNNNNNNNNNNNNNNNNNNNNNNNNNNNNNNNNNNNNNNNNNNNNNNNNNNNNNNNNNNNNNNNNNNNNNNNNNNNNNNNNNNNNNNNNNNNNNNNNNNNNNNNNNNNNNNNNNNNNNNNNNNNNNNNNNNNNNNNNNNNNNNNNNNNNNNNNNNNNNNNNNNNNNNNNNNNNNNNNNNNNNNNNNNNNNNNNNNNNNNNNNNNNNNNNNNNNNNNNNNNNNNNNNNNNNNNNNNNNNNNNNNNNNNNNNNNNNNNNNNNNNNNNNNNNNNNNNNNNNNNNNNNNNNNNNNNNNNNNNNNNNNNNNNNNNNNNNNNNNNNNNNNNNNNNNNNNNNNNNNNNNNNNNNNNNNNNNNNNNNNNNNNNNNNNNNNNNNNNNNNNNNNNNNNNNNNNNNNNNNNNNNNNNNNNNNNNNNNNNNNNNNNNNNNNNNNNNNNNNNNNNNNNNNNN harbors:
- the LOC113225103 gene encoding uncharacterized protein LOC113225103, producing MPGLSGSSARTYWQSLWCSKCLARKEMYISASCSPPSSGGFFWEMEKKGESNRVDFILQDRQVAREKTCQLHSWLVSDITCGQQRHQEPPPGGRGPSPLAQSLVPINYIPWVATPLSPPWRTQIQSSGDPLAAVSMVNTHFRPEVAGGATSAQRSRKQLETCALSCWSGNPLSPPGGRLLAARRMTQGSPGHSSAATGPSLRSWARPGTLTELCRFQQKMRNIPRRLAENMQQPLFSCSSLMRALEVTSAGDPGMSSMETKCSGQMVSGKAPVLLNPPSCGCSIVPGSPTLT